The window GCCCTCAACGTACTCCAAAACATTCAGAATCTCGCAGTGCAAATCTCGCTGAGCTTGacgagaaagagaagaaaaatgccTTGAACCATCCACATCTGCCGCCATTCTGTTTTTTTATCACTTTGACTCCACTGACCGTTGAGACAGTCGTCACAATAGCCGTATATATTTCTCGTAATGACATATATATATGACGGGcacacagggtccagaggagatatgtttgtcgttagaacatcaaaacccgtcgaaaacatctgaaataatgggttattttgatcgcgttacagtttcgttacacattctgtataccgcaaaccaagagactgagggctcgcaagatcggctCACAGTATAAAATACGACTGTCATAAAATACGGATTTGTGAGCTgatcttgcgagccctcagtctcttggtttgcggtataaagaatgtgtaacgaaactgtaacgcgatcaaaataacccattatttcagatgttttcgacgggttttgatgttctaacgacaaacatatctcctctggaccctgtgccAAGGGTTCAGTCAAAAACCTTCATACGTTTGttgtatttatctttttttgattgaataaaaaaaataaacgaaaatTCCTGTGCACATTTATTCAAACAATACTCAAACAACCAGTAAACTAAGGTAACACTTCAACATCACAAGATATTGCTTCGAACTTAAGTAATACTCCCTCAACATTCCACATTTCAAAAACGTGATGAAAATTATGCCTTCAAGACCAAGACTCTTATCAGAGTTACTTCACACTCTTCCTTTCCTACTTTCATTTATAGTAAAATAATTTCACCTCTGTGTCAAACTTTCACACATTCCAGAGACATAAAAcaattttgcctcgttggcactTGCCGCAAGGCACAACTAGTTATTGTGATGCATAAAACTTTTATTGGCAAGCCAATAACACCTTTCTGTTTCTCCTTGACCCTGCTTTTTCGGTTTCACTTTGAATTGGTTCCTTAGTTATGGTGAAGAGTAAAGCATGACACAAATAAATGTTACGGGCACAATGTGAACGGAGTACGAAACATTGAGTACTTCTGTTTGCGGTTATACGACAATACGCTTACGAGTACCAAGACGAAAAGAATTAAAATGATGCTGACGAGTAAGACCGGTATTGACACTTTATCTCCATCAGTCAGCTTCTGGGCACCTTTCAATCCTATGGCTGCCTTGTACATGTTGCAGAAGTCCTGGCAGTTGTGGCAGAACTTGCAATAGCTTCCAAAGTGCGTCATCACCGCGACTGCTTTATCGATTAATAATTCCTGGCCCGTAGCTTCGATCACATCGAGGAATTCCATATTGGCCTTCAGAGACTTCTCAACTTCTCTCGTCACTGGGTAGACATGCTTTTTACCGTCTACTGTGATGAAACCAAGCTCTACAGAGACAAAATGCTCGTCATCCGAGGTAAGAACAATGGATTCGTGTGCTCCAAATTCGCTTCCGCGAATTGAGTAAACGTTATACTTCAGCTTCAAGTCTAGCTTAGGCAACAATCCTTTCTTGTAAAGCTCAATCAGCGGCTTCTTGTATTCCTCCAAATATTCCTTTGTAGCGAGCATCGGTTTAGCGAATACGTACGACATGATGAAGGCCTATTTTGTattcgagcgccaaaaattctcgctcctcaTTGCCCGTTGCGAGGTTGCGCGGGAGATTGGGTCAAGTTAGGTGTCGCAAAGCGTCATGGGGCTGTTTTGGGGGACGCagtttccaaaatggcggacgaaaaTTCAGCTAGTTGAAAGCGATATTCCAGGTGCTGAGTTGCCTAAACCAGCAGAATTTTGTACTGTGGCTATATTGAAACGATGGCTGTCCTGCAGAGGTGCAAAAGTGTCCGGAAATCGGAAGGATTTGATCAAAAGGTTAGATTACGAGCCTTGCAATGTAAACTATTTCGAAACTATTGTGACATTTGCAATTGAGGTCAACTCACTTCCAACTGCCGTCGAAAGCTTCATCTTCTAACGCTTTCtgctttattttcttcaatagaGTAAATGATTACATTAATAATGGGTTATCGAACAATTTGGTTGACCCTGATGGAGGAGTGAACGTGAAGAAAAAACGCATGAAACTTGGCCTGATTCAAGAAGTGAACCCAACATGCAATGCTGAATTTCCTGCCGATGGTTTTCAAGTAGGGATATCTTGTGTTCCCCGCATTGGTTACGATCACATATGGAAGTACTTAATCGAGGATGtggagtttaagaaacagctTTCTGTGGAAAAGCCTATCGTAAAAGGTTACAACTTTTTCAAGTCTGGCAAAGTGCTTGGATTGTACAGCAAATCTGAAAATGCCCTGGTTTACGTGAAAAGTCAAGTTCAGCCATCTTATTCGAAAGGTGGATCAGTTTATGCTGGAAAATCATTATACATGCCAACTCAGAAATTCAGAAAGCATTCTGCCCTTGCCCAGGTGGAAATGATGGCCGTTGCAATCACCTTGCTGCCTCATTGTTTGCAATGGAGGatatttttaacaaaacagtgAACATGAAAGAAACAGACACTGACCAACTTCCTTGTACATCAAAGCCCTGCACGTGGAATGTCCCTAAGAAGAGAAAGCAAGAGCCATCGACTATCCAGGGGTGAATTTTCAAAAACATGTGTATGGGAAAGAAAGCAAAGCACCAAGAGCTCCTACTCCTCCTGTTGCTGTTTCCCAAAGTGTGAATGATTTTGAATCAATTTTTGAAAAGATAAAAAACACAGAAACTAAAACAGGCAAAAAAATTGGACTCTCTTATATCATTCCACATTCTCTTCCAGAGAAAGAATTATTGCCACCAAGTGAACCTGAATGTATCAACAGGACATCTGCTAAATGGGAGGTTGTATCTCCTGTGAAGGATGCCCCACTTTCGATGAGTGATATTGAGCAGAAGGCACTGAGAGCCAAAAAGAGATTGTTTGACTCTGTTAATGATATAGAAGAAATTGTTGAGAAGACAAAGGGtcaacatgaaacaagaatgTGGTTTGATGTCCGCCAACCAAGGATAACTGCTTCAAAGAGTAAGAGGTGTCTGTTAAGGCCAACAACAAGCCCAACAAAGGCTGTGTCAGAGGTTCTTTATCCCAAGCAAGTGCAGACCAATGCTATGAAGGATGGTATTGAATCAGAATCATCAATTATTCAAACATTTGAACATGAAACTGGCAACAAGGTACTTAAATCAGGATTTTTTTATATCAGACACTCATCCATTTTTAGGGGCATCTCCTGATGGGCTTGTGGATGAGGACAAGATTGTTGAAGTTAACAAGATTGTTGAAGTTAAAAAGATTGTTTTGAAAGAAGGAGAGTCACTTGAAGATGGAATGTGCAGACTAGGAATATACAAGAGATTTGAACAACAATTAGTTCTCAACAACAATCACAAGTATTACTACCAAATACAGCAACAGCTGTTTTGTGCGAAGCGATCGATTTGCTATTTTATTgtttccacattcagttggtttcttctgtttgagcaaaacaacttagtcttcatcgaagtttgtcttttaattcgcactgcattcgccgaaaaggcataaatattaagaactagctttaaaagattatctggaatttgaattttcgagcgacaagaagaagggcaaaaaatttttttcatgaaaagcttaaaacttggatcgacttacatggcgcccagcgtagcgggattgtgtggtcgAAAAACACTTTACCACTTTActacgacatcttgcagctcaacaaaaaaggtcacagaacaatttgccattgatggGAGGgacgagtagctcaaatttggtggatttctttggacaaaccgtttgctttgtttacggatgcgtatttgcaagtggtaaaaacctctacagcacaggtgaataaaataaattgaagcttaacatttggtttaatcgttgttactgttgttcaggaatgaaactcatatattcctctcgagtggatgtaaataacaatcatgtatactcgttttggacccaaagaacaagttgacttgcttgtcagttgttttgcttccgagcgagcgagtgttttaactccacTTAGCTgactgtttttcgaggtgcctcaatagtgttaagaaaattttgacctctttgttattaacaaataatcgcaatgggtcctcgtaaaattaagaattaatatcacttgtgttttcagaagttgctaaaattgccctcgtcgctgcgcgactcaggcaatttcagcaacttctgaaaacacgcgtgatattaatccttaattttactcggccccatgcgattacctatacaaactaGGAGTAATCAAAGATAGATAAGTGCGTTCGAAGTTCAATGAATTTagctaaaatcaaacaaaaaacataggaggaaattagttgagacattaAATGAGAAAGACGAAGTATTTAAACAGCAACATGAACAATAGTAACTTAAATAGTGTAACccaaaaatgtaacaaaacatgTCTATCTGCTTAGTTACAATGTAGTTCAGATAGTGATTGTGCGAGACTAACTTTTGTAAAAGTAACATGAATGATAGAAACTTGAATAGTTGCAAGGGAAAATGTAATAAAACATGTCAATCTACTCAGTATCTTGAAAAACTGAAAGAGATAGACTAGATTTTATAACAACAACATGAAGCTATGATGAAGTTCAAAATGCTATGAAACTTACATGTTAATTTTTCGATGTCTAAACGTTTTGTGTTTGCGCATCATAGCATTGTTTAACTATTTTTCTTAACAGTAACTTGAATGATAGTAACTTGAATAGTTACTAACAGggaaaaatgcaataaaacatGTCACTGTACTCATTTACAATGTAGTTCAGATACTTAATGAGCGAGACTAATTTTTTAACAGTAACATGAATGATAGTAAATTAAATAGTTTCAAGGAAGTTATGAAGTTCAAAATGCTATGAAACTTTTTGTGATGTGTAAAAGTTTTAGTGTTTGCATGTCATAGCATGAATAGTAACTTGAATAGTTACAAGAGATTGGTTAGTTACAAGggaaaatgtaacaaaacatgttaaatgttaattttttcaatGTCTACAAGTTTCCGTGTTTGCGTGTCAAAGCATACTTTAACTGTGTCTAGGTTTAACACAGCTTCCGTGATTTCATCTTCTGTTGTTTCATTTGCATTTAAGtcacaaattgaaaacaattttggcACTGCATCTGGATAAACGTGTAGTTGAAGCTTCTGGGGTGGTTGATTGGAGTTTTGGATGTGTATCCTGAGTGTCCACTTTACACTGCAGTTGGTTGACTTTTGTGTTATTTGCAGTTATCACAGACTGCAATTTTCCCCttgatggtaacttttttggAACATGAACAACAGGAGTTGTACTTGGTGATGCTGCTTATTCCCAGGATTTCTGCAATCATTTCTGTTGTGGTTGAGATTTCAGTGACATCAGgtaatttctctttgaatgCTTCAGCATCCTTCATGGTGTATAAATTGTCTTGTTTTGGTGTGTTCAAGTATCTTTGATTCTGAGATACTTTCATTCTCAGGTTGCTGAAGAAGTAGGTGGACTGTGGTGTGACACTGTCAACATGGTCACcccagaaaataatttttatgtgacCAGATGGATCCACTATATAGCCTTCCTGCTTTTTGTCAGGAGAATCTTAGATGACTATAGTTTTGGTTgcaccacaggcgccccaagctgaaaatatgtggtgtatgcgacagtttgtgtatatagagaattgtatgggaaaatcaccgatcgtaaaaaaattgtgtaaataactacctcatttgaaataaagttttcctacctcaaatgtgtgaccaacttgtctcttttggtgagtttcgagccattctgacgctgtttagtgaagtcatccggaaggccattgctgaaataatgggaaggctggtgactccatccatcgctggccagacctcactccacaaatcgttttctcctcaacaggaaaagtcccgaatcgcaataaaaacaacagttccataaagcccaataaatttcactccaaatacgtgtgtttcggcggccgaaagactcgtggcgaacaaaaactttgccttaaaattcacctcttcggctttcctcagaggcttgtgaccgggtagtcaacaacggaaactcgcaagatggtttcagcctcaactctgattggtccatttgaatttgaccgcgcgctggcaacacgaccgttgttgacttgtgactgggcagtctctatatacacaaactgtcgcatacaccacgtattttcagcttggggcgcctgtgatgGCACTTAGATGTGTTATCTTTCCTTTATTGCCACTAGCTGTTGTGGTGCTACTTTTGACAAGGATGCAATTGATGTGACATCATCTTGTGCTTTGTATTATGGAAAATCAGCTGTTGTTGAAGTGATGTGTGTGTTCCTGTTTATTACAACATCACGTCGTCCATACTTATTGCTGAtgataaaattggaaatttttacTGGTGATCTTTGTGCAGCCATTGCATCAAGAGTTTCCTTCTTCTCAGTTGCAAAGCATACACTGCCAATGAAATCTTTGTCTGTCTGAAGGTGGCAGTTAAAGTAGCTTGTTGGTCCAGATTTTTTTACTGATGAGACGTTATGCACAAAGTAAGTTTTTGTCTGTTGGAGGAGGCAAAAAGATATTTAGATCAATCTAATAAATTTGGCAAGGATGGGATTACTGCATAAGGTAGCTTGTGTTATTTGAAAAAGCACATGTCTAAATATTAGTCTCCTTGTTTCATGTACTGTAAATTGTCTATTAAGCCCAGAGGGGGCTTTTTGTtttgatggggggggggggggggggcatattATAATTTAGCAGTTTAGCACCCATTAATTACTGTAATTAAGATATTTTAGTACAAGTAACAGTGATATTACCCGCAAAAGCTTGCCACCAACATGCCAGAGGTGTGGGAAAAATAAATTGTATCATATAACTACATGAGAACATTAAAGGAGACAAAAGTGATAGAAAACAGTGTACATCTAATACGTGGATGTTCAAAATATAAAAACTtgatttattattgttttattcaTGAGAGCTTAGGAGCAGGTAAGGTTATAAAATGACTTCAATACTAGAAGCTTTCGTTTAATAGAAGAAAGGGACCTAATAGCCTTAATATTTTAGTATGACTGGGAGATACATACCTGAAGCCATATTAGATCCCTGTCT of the Montipora foliosa isolate CH-2021 chromosome 14, ASM3666993v2, whole genome shotgun sequence genome contains:
- the LOC137985615 gene encoding uncharacterized protein — encoded protein: MSYVFAKPMLATKEYLEEYKKPLIELYKKGLLPKLDLKLKYNVYSIRGSEFGAHESIVLTSDDEHFVSVELGFITVDGKKHVYPVTREVEKSLKANMEFLDVIEATGQELLIDKAVAVMTHFGSYCKFCHNCQDFCNMYKAAIGLKGAQKLTDGDKVSIPVLLVSIILILFVLVLVSVLSYNRKQKYSMFRTPFTLCP